The DNA region AGCCCGTTGGGTTCTTAATGCCAAAACCATCCGCAGTTATACAGAACAAACCCAAACGAGACATCTAACTAATGGTCTTGAAATGAAAGGAGGTCAAAATATTTGATTGTCTTTGACATCACTCTAAAGTTGTTCTAacaaccaatatatatatatctgtcaataatatatatatatatatgatatgaattggcaatccttttttttttttggataagaatATTAATTGACCTAGCCAGCCAACAATCGTATTGCATAAACCATTCATTTTCTAGCTTGAGACCATCCCCTATATATAGTCGAACTTCTATGAAAAAACCATATACCAAAACAGAAGTTTCCGTCCATCTCTTCCTCGTACAACATAAATAATCATTCTCTTCTCTAGTGCTTTGAGGAAGAaacagagaaagagaagagaaattTCTAAAATGGGTGCTTCTTCCTTAGTTCCATCACATGCATTAATTGGAGCCTGGTTcctctttgcatctctcattGCATTGTGCCTAGGCCTCTTTCCTCAACCTGCACTCGCCGGGGATGAAGGCATTACCCGACATTACACGTTCGATGTATGTATCACCAGTTtcctaatatatatgttaagaGCCACTTCCCAATATATAGACAGTAGGTTACTTTATGGACGTAGTTGCTTGCAggatatatacatgcatattttTCCTTCAATTATCCTTTCTTTCCAATTTTCCATTATGCAGATCAAGATGCAAAACGTGACCAGATTGTGCCACACGAGAAGCATTGTCACAGTGAATGGAAAATTTCCTGGTCCTCGCATTGTAGCCAGAGAGGGCGATCGCCTCTTGATCAAAGTCATCAACCATGTCCCTCACAATGTCTCCATTCACTGGTAATCCATtaaatttttacatatatGATGTATCTCTTTCGTTAAACTCGACCAGTGTTCAATCTAATAAACTTCAAGAACATTAATCTTAATATTCATACCACACAGGCACGGGATCAGACAGCTCCGATCGGGTTGGGCTGATGGGCCAGCCTATGTGACCCAATGCCCGATACAGACGGGCCAAAGTTACGTGTACAACTTCACAATCACAGGCCAAAGAGGCACTCTTTTCTGGCATGCTCACATTTCATGGCTTAGGGCAACTCTCTATGGCCCTATCATTATACTCCCCAAGAGAAATGCTTCCTACCCATTTACAAAACCTTACAAGGAAGTTCCCATTGTCTTTGGTAACTAAGAACTCTTTTTTCACCATTAAATTCGAAtccaattataattttcttggATCATAATTAGCTGATAAAAACAATAAACCAATGTCCAGGGGAGTGGTTTAACACAGATCCTGAGGCGATTATTGCCCAAGCCTTGCAAACTGGCGGAGGCCCCAACGTTTCCGATGCCTATACCATTAACGGTCTACCTGGCCCACTCTACAACTGCTCCGCCAAAGGTCTATCATTATATCCTTTGATTGGACTGAACTCTATTCAATATAGCTGACACCAAAAATTAATCACTATATACCAACAAtgaacttaatattttgaactTTCCTATGGCGAGAACAATTATCTTACCAGTGACAAGCTTATCCATTGTGGGAATATGAAAATGTTTTGCAATTTCTTAGAACTAAAGGCATGTCCTAATTTATAAAGTCAATTGATACGTTGTGACAGATACATTCAAGCTCAAGGTAAAGCCTGGGAAGACATATCTCCTCCGTGTTATCAATGCTGCACTGAATGATGATCTCTTCTTTAGCATCGCAAATCACACCCTCACAGTTGTCGATGTGGATGCGATCTACGTGAAACCATTTGACATGGACACGATCCTGATAACCCCGGGGCAGACCACAAACTTGCTTCTCAAGACAAAGCCTAGCTACCCAAAAGCCACCTTTTTAATGACCGCAAGGCCCTATGCGACAGGTCTAGGAACCTTCGACAACTCCACGGTTGCCGGAATTCTCGAATACGAAAGACCAGGAAGTTTCCATCATTCGGCTGGCTCAGTCAAGCAACTTCCTCTGTTTAAGCCGACCTTACCAGCTCTTAACGACACTTCTTTCGCTATGAAGTTCAGCAATAAACTCAGGAGCCTAGCAAGTGCCCGATTCCCTGCCAATGTGCCCAAGAAAGTTGACAGGCAGTTCTTCTTCACTGTTGGGTTAGGAACAAATCCTTGTGACAGGAAGAACAAAACATGTCAGGGGCCCAATGGAACCATGTTTGCCGCTTCCATTAACAACGTCTCTTTCACAATGCCCACGACAGCTCTCCTCCAATCCCACTTCTTCGGGCAATCCAATGGGGTTTACAGCCCGTATTTCCCTAGCAGCCCTTTAATTCCTTTTAATTACACTGGGAACCCACCGAATAATACCATGGTGAGCAACGGGACTAAGTTGGTTGTCTTGCCATTCAACACGAGCGTGGAGCTCATAATGCAGGACACAAGCATTCTTGGCGCCGAGAGCCACCCGCTCCACTTGCATGGATTCAACTTCTTCGTGGTCGGACAGGGTTTCGGGAACTTTGACCCCAACAAGGACCCAAAGAAATTCAATCTCATTGACCCTGTCGAGAGGAACACTGCGGGCGTGCCCTCCGGCGGGTGGCTCGCCATCCGTTTCTTGGCAGACAATCCAGGTTAGTAAAAATTATTACCATATAAAATCAACTTGCTGCTATCATAAGACGAAACATTTCATCCAATGACCATTACTAAATCTCTGAAATCAACGCGTAAAACAACTTGTAATATCGAATCAGACTGTCAGACTCTAGATGTCGATGGAGAATATATATCAAGCGCTAACTGACGATGATGATGGCGAATGTACAGGTGTATGGTTCATGCATTGCCACCTAGAGGTCCACACGAGCTGGGGTCTAAAGATGGCATGGCTCGTCCTAGATGGAAAGCTCCCCAACCAAAAGTTGCTCCCTCCTCCCACTGACCTTCCCAAGTGTTGACTTTGACGTCTCTTTATTCTCTGAAGCCATTTGACTTCCTCTTAACTTAATTCTTTTGCTGTGTTGTCAAGCTTCTGTGTGTTTCATTTCTGTAGTTTGGCTCATCTCAGTTAGGCATAATTTGCGATATAGGGCCAATCTCGCGGATACCGCTGTTGGTGTTTTGTGAGTGAAAATGAGGAAGAGAATGGGAGTGTTGTGTCGTTTTTTGTACTCGATAACATCATCACAAGAATTTATTCCATGagtttaaataaaattatcaatatcGGATCACAAATTCTCTGTTATACTTCACGTGCTATTATATTATTCTTCCctaaacaaaaattttgaGCTACGCACAGACAGCAAGAAATCAATCTCCTCAACTATTCAAACTCTGTAGcgaaaataaattgaaatcaaTTTGAATAATCTTGAGCTCCCTCACCTTCTACGTATCGTCGAGAAATTATTGTAATAAGAATGCCTTCACCAACcatatttctatatatttcaGCCTTATATTCCTCTATCATGCATGTAAGTATCGATCGGGCATGATACATGCAAGATAAAACTAGGAATAACTAAGAAAGACCAAAGCTAGAAAGTGAGTGGTGCCATAAACTCAAGCTCCGAGTTTGTGCACTgaaggaaaagagaagggGAGAAAAGGTGAGCCTCCAGATATACCAGCTTGTAGTTACACTTTCAGTTCcgtgtaatttatttttcctcaGTGGGATAAGATATGCCAACATTCTAAACAATATCGGCAAGCAAGAAAAACAGATATAATTgcttcctcttttttctttttgaggaaaaaaaaattgttcttGGACCTTAGGGCTGGTCGAGGATCTCTCAACCATGGTGATATTCCCAAAAATAttagttaaaaaaagaagaagatcacGGTAACTATTTTCTTAACTTTTgttaataatttgatttttttaattttccggaaatgtgaaaaatgactTTAAGTGttgttttctaattttattttaggttaatttatcaatttttaaaaaatatttaatcaattaaaaaatagttCTTAAAACAAGCTATTTGTTTTAagtcattatatatatgtatatatatatattatttatgtgATATTTTAGTATATTAATCAACTGACTTTCCGAAAAATTATGTGCATTAACTATTTTAGTTATCTATTATTAACTTCTTATCATTCATCCATATATGATCAGtattaattttgtatatactaataattttacttttacttGGTATACCTAAAATTATACTATGAATAACTAGATTTCCCTTAAAATATTCATgtgattttcaataaaataaagttaaaaaaaatattatttataaatattgttaatttttttactaattcttttattactgctaatactattatttaactttaatttttataattgaaaatagggGCTGATTTACGACGAAAAATTGTCTGAAATTGGTCGAGATTCCATTGGTAACTTCATATGAACTATTCGCTGCAAGCATATCTCTAAAAGACATTAGTGCATTGAAATTTCGTCCAAAAACACATTTTCTAATGGAATTTCAGTTGCTTCCAATGGAATATTCTACAGGAAACAACCATATGAGTTTgttgtaaaaaattaaaactatttGCTAAAACGCCCAATTGGTCAAAATACATGCATTCTTTTTTAATGCAGAATTTACTCTTATCATTAATTCTCAATATTTGATCTCACGTAGTAACGTGTAGATTTGACGCTTCACTCACACGTGTTACATGGACTTGAATACTCATTCTTAAGAATTGACTACAAGCCGGCCCGTTCCATGCTCGGAACAATTTAAATAACCACAATGTGGCCTTTTTTTCTACCACAATCGAGTGAGAGGAGGAAGGAGGATAACTGATGACAAGGCGAATTTTTTCTTTGCACTCAGATTGATTATAATATTCCTCACATATATGTTGTTTAACGCATCATCAGTGCGAATTACTTacaagcaaaaaaataaaaaaataaaataaaatttactgcttcttttttcccttttatcataaaatttttctaTCCAAACGTCTTCTTCGGATAGAAATATTGTCTAATCATTTTCATCTTAAACCACATCTATTTAGGTGTTATATCTTTTTGATAGTGCTCGCTCATGTTAGTCAAAGAGGAAATTTATGCTTAGAttgaaagaaataataatataatctttCCTCCAAGAATTTTAGAAATAGAATTATAACGCAGTTTTGCTTGCATTATATCCATCTTCCTTACTTCCACATCTATTCTATATCTTACTCAATACAGTCGTATATTTTGGAATGCAAATTTAGGCTAAAAGACGAAGTATTTGCttaatttccttattaaaTGGATATTATCTCTTGAGCTTATGACCCTTTCACTTACTATTTAATCATTGTGAGCTAGCAACAGTATGTTCCTATTAAACCTTCCATTTGCTCAACTTTTCAGAAGGATTTGTGTTGGCAATATAATGGATTCAATAATTTGTAGAATTTAAGTTGGATAcaattatcaaaagaaaatgtagCGCAGTGACACATGCTTTTACCTAGTAACAAAGAGGTTTTAAGTTTGATATCTAATGAGACTGTCCATGctgatttattattatgatttttattttactgtATTAGACCCATGGATCtcttttttgtaaaaaaaaaaaaaatgaatacaaTTATTTTCATAAGATTTATGGCCAACTTGCATCATTACAATTAAACATCAAAAAATGAAACATGCTCAACGGGCAATGCATCTGACCTTCCCACCAGTAAAAAATGTTATATACAATAGAGACTCACGGGTCAAATTTCTAGTTTCTTCTACATCCAGAAAGTCCAACTTATACTTTTCGCTTTAGctttatgataaattatatacacgtatataatatataggcaatatatatatgtatatataatcttcTGTTATAAGCTACAGGGATAGGAGAGCAGGTTTGTTTGAGAGGaaatataatagatttttAAGTTTCCCTGCTATGTATTTATTAACGATTCAAACTTAATATGTTCTGTCTTTTAATTTAGTTATCTTATGATCCTATCCAGTGAACAATCCTAAAAAGCTAGCTGGAGAATTCCGTCATCTAACTTTTAAAACGACAGCTCGATGGGAACGTTTTTGCTGCTAGGCGCCAAGTTGACGCAAGTCGTATACTTTGCCCACCAAACTTGGAATCGATCTTACATTtccattatattttaatttccatGCACGCTGCTTCAATCTTAGTCAATCTTTATACACAAAATAGATATTCCATCCAACAAAATGACCTTGAACATGGCCATTAATTACCTGCCAAAGGGGTAATTTCCAGTCGCTCTGTTTTCAAGAAATAACTATGTACATTAATTTGCTCGAATTTGTTGGGACGTTCACTACGTACGAAACTTGTCTTGACTTAACTTTTCTTTTGTAGAAGAAGTTACAAggttgaaaattaattttattcctGGTTGGGTAAATCTTGGGATCAATGGACCGTGTTTTTAGATTGAAGCACTTGAATCACTGCCAAGAACATTTCTACGTGGGATTTAAGTACTGTAACAAACTACATTTTACACCTCGaatatagaaatttttttttattaatattgcTTCATGCGAACATCTTAAAATACCTTACTTGTCGTAAAATGAAATAGACAAAAACCTTTAACATGCAAGACATATAAGATGCTTGACTGTGAATTGGCAATTTACTATGGTTAATGGATTAATGATGCATGTTTCAAGAAATGGATTCGGTGAATGTAGGGGCATTAATATCCTAATGACGTGAGACTAAGAAATTCTAAATTTGATTCTCATTAGTGTGAGACTCTACAATAGTAAACTAAACTAATAATTTAACCTTAAACTATTTTGGTTCTTTATTAATGTCGAGATCACCTGGCATTTTGACCAAATAAGCCTATAACTTTTTATGGATTATATACGATTTACCAACTTGGGAAAAAATGTACAGGCGAGTGGTTTAATGCCGACCCTGAGGCCATCATTGCCCAAGCCTTGCAAACTGGAGGAGGCCCGAACGCTTCTGATGCCTATACTATTAACGGACTTCCTGGCCCTCTCTACAACTGCTCTGCTAAAGGTGTATTGCGCTGTTCAAACAGGCCAAActatattaattaaagttaatatGATAGTTTTCATcctttgaatttgaatttctaGTTCCTTGAGTACTAAAGTTGTTACACATTTCTTGGAACACAAGACAACCAAATCATAAATTCAAACATGTCTAtatcaaaacaaattaattatgcGCAGATACATTCAAGCTGAAGGTGAAGCCTGGGAAGACTTATCTCCTCCGCCTGATCAATGCAGCACTGAATGAAGAGCTCTTCTTTAGCATCACGAACCAGACCCTCACAGTTGTTGAGGAGGACGCAGTGTATGTGAAACCATTCAATACTAACACGATCCTGATAGCTCCAGGACAACCACCAACATGCTTCTCAAGACAAAGCTTAGCTACCCGAAAGCCACCTTTCTAATGACTGCTAGGCCCCACGTGACCGGCCTAGGAACCTTTGACAATTCTACAGTCGCCGGTATTCTCGAATATGAAAAACCAGAAAGTTTCCATCATTCAGCCGGTTCTATCAAGCAACTCCCTTGTACAAACCGAATCTTCCACCTCTTAATGACACTTCTTTCGCTACGAATTTCAACAATAAGCTCAGGAGCCTAGCAAGTGCCCGATTTCATGCCAATGTGCCCAAGAAAGTTGACAAGCAATTTTTCCTTACCGTTGGACTAGGAACAAGCCCTTGTGACAAGACAAACCGAACATGTCAGGGGCCCAATGGGACCATGTTTGCAGCTTCAATTAACAATGTCTCTTTCACAATGCCCACGATAGCTCTCCTCCAAGCCCATTTCTTCGGGCAATCCAATGGGATCTACAGCCCAAATTTCCCTACGAGCCCTCTATTCCCATTTAATTACACAGGGACCCACCAAACAATGCTATGGTGAGCAATGGGACTAAGCTAGTGGTCTTGCCTTTCAACACGAGCATCGAGCTCATAATGCAGGACACGAGAATTCTCGGTGCTGAGAGTCACCCACTCCACTTGCAGGGATTCAACTTCTTCGTGGTTGGGCGGGGTTTCGGGAACTTTGATCCTAGCAAGGACCCGAAAAATTTCAACCTAGTTGACCCCATTGAGAGAAACACCGTGGGTGTGCCCTCCGCTGGTTGGGTTGCAATTCGGTTCCTAGCGGACAATCCTgctgattgaaaaatttacCACGTAGAAATCAGTGAAATCAATATATGCTATTACCtaaaattaacatatatagTACGTAATTTCTAATAGCATATGATCCACCTGTCAGATTAAATTACAACAAAGAATTTTTACGTACTAACTCATGACGACGATGATG from Punica granatum isolate Tunisia-2019 chromosome 3, ASM765513v2, whole genome shotgun sequence includes:
- the LOC116198765 gene encoding laccase-17-like, whose amino-acid sequence is MGASSLVPSHALIGAWFLFASLIALCLGLFPQPALAGDEGITRHYTFDIKMQNVTRLCHTRSIVTVNGKFPGPRIVAREGDRLLIKVINHVPHNVSIHWHGIRQLRSGWADGPAYVTQCPIQTGQSYVYNFTITGQRGTLFWHAHISWLRATLYGPIIILPKRNASYPFTKPYKEVPIVFGEWFNTDPEAIIAQALQTGGGPNVSDAYTINGLPGPLYNCSAKDTFKLKVKPGKTYLLRVINAALNDDLFFSIANHTLTVVDVDAIYVKPFDMDTILITPGQTTNLLLKTKPSYPKATFLMTARPYATGLGTFDNSTVAGILEYERPGSFHHSAGSVKQLPLFKPTLPALNDTSFAMKFSNKLRSLASARFPANVPKKVDRQFFFTVGLGTNPCDRKNKTCQGPNGTMFAASINNVSFTMPTTALLQSHFFGQSNGVYSPYFPSSPLIPFNYTGNPPNNTMVSNGTKLVVLPFNTSVELIMQDTSILGAESHPLHLHGFNFFVVGQGFGNFDPNKDPKKFNLIDPVERNTAGVPSGGWLAIRFLADNPGVWFMHCHLEVHTSWGLKMAWLVLDGKLPNQKLLPPPTDLPKC